The following DNA comes from Streptomyces sp. NBC_00273.
CGTTGCCGAGCTGGCCGGTGAGGTTCGCGCCCCAGCTCTTGACCGTGCCGTCCCGAAGGAGGGCGACGACGAAGGGGTTCTTGTCGCCGCCTCCGGCGGCGAGTTCGCGTACGTCGTCTCGGGTGACGCCGATTACGGCGGCGGGGGTTTGTTGAGCGAGGACGCTGCCGTTGCCCAGTTGTCCCAGGGCGTTGTCACCCCAGGCGCGGATCCAGGGGTCGGTGCCTGCGGCCTGGGCCGACAGGCAGGGGGTGGCAGCGGTCAGTGCGGTGAGGGTGAGGGCGGTGAGCAGGGTGCGGCGCAGAGGTGGGGTCATCTGCATGCCTTTCGCGTGGGGTGCGGGAGGGCGCGGTGCGCCCGTGCATGGGTTCAGTAGGCGTAGCTGGAGTTCCATCCGAGGGACGCGGCGACTCGGGTCGTACCGCTCCCCGCGGGCAGGGCCGTGACGGGGGTGAGGGAGGGGGTGGTGCTGGCGTCGCCGAGCTGACCGTTGGCGTTGTCGCCCCAGGCGACGACGGTCTGGTCATCGAGGACGGCGAGGGTGTGGGTCCAGCCGCCGCCCATGGCCTTGACGCCGGTCAGGCCGGGGAGCGGGACCGGGGTCGTGCGGCTCGTTCTGGTGCCGTCGCCCACTTGGCCGGCGCTGTTCCAGCCCCACCCCCGGACGGTGCCGTCGTCGAGGAGCGCAAAGCTGTGGTGGCTGACTGCGACGATGCCCACGACATTCTTGAGGTGCTGGACGTTCACGGGTACGGGGCTGGCTGTCGTGGAGTCGTTGCCGAGCTGGCCGTTGGCGCCCCGGCCCCATGCCTTCACCGTGCCGTCGGCCGTCAAGGCGAGCATGTGGGTGCAGCCGGCCGCCACGGACACGATGTCCTGAAGGCCGGCGACGCGCTGGGGAGTGTTGCGGTCGCTTGTGGAACCATCGCCGAGCTGCCCCTCATTGTTCCGTCCCCAGGTCCAGACCGAGCCGTCCTCGCGGAGGGCGGCCACGTGGTTGCATCCCGCCGCGATGCCCTTGACCTTGTTGAGGCTCTGGACGGAGACGGGGCGGCTGGTCGGCGGCTCGGTGCTCGCCGCCGTGCTGCCGTTGCCGAGCTGGCCGTACGTGTTGTCCCCCCAGGCGAAGACGCGGCCGTTCCGTACGGCGTAGGCGGCAAAGATCCCTGCGGCCACTCCGGAGGCGCCGGACAGCCCGGCGACGGCGGCCGGGTAGGAGCGGGAGGCCGTGGTGCCGTCGCCCAACTGCCCGCGCGAGGCGTTGCCCCAGGCCTGCACGGTGCCGTTGTTGAGCACCGCTACGGCGAAGGACGTGGTGGCGTTGCCACCGCCTGCCAGCTCGCGGACGTCGTCGCGGGCGAGGCCGCGGACCGCCGACGGCGTCTGCTGGTCGAGCGTGGCGCCGTTGCCGAGCTGACCAGCGGCGTTGCTGCCCCACGCCCGTACCCACGGCTCGGGCTTCTCGGTACGCGCGGGGCCCTGTGCAGCTGTGGCGAGGAGGGCGGAGACGGCCAGCAGGACGCCGAGACCTGCGCGTCGACCGGGATACGTCATGGCGTGACGCACCTCCTCAGTAGGCGTACGTGGTGTTGCCGCCCAGGGACACGGCCACGTTCTTGATCGCCGAGCCCTCCTTGAGGATCTTCACCGACTCGTAGCGGGGGACGGTGGTGCCGTTGCCGAGCTGGCCCTCGCCGTTGTGGCCCCAGGTGAAGACGTCGTCCGCGGTCACCGCGACGCCGTGGCGGGCTCCGGCGGCGAGGTGCTGGACGCCCGCCAGGCGGGGGATCTCGACGGGCGCGGTGCGGTTGGTGCGCGAGACGTTGTCGCCGAACGACTCGTCGCCCTCGAGGAGCTGTCCGTACTGGTTGTTGCCCCAGCCCCAGACATGGCTGTCGCTGGTCTTGACGTAGTTGTGGAAGGCGCCGGCTTCGATGTCGGAGACGCCCTCGACCCAGTCGACGTCGACCGGAACCGTAGAGGACTTGGTACTGGAGTTGCCGAGCTGGCCGTAGATGTTGTACCCCCAGGACTTGACGGTGTCCTCGGCAGTGAGCGCGAGGGCGTGGTGGCAGCCCGCGTCGACCTCGACGACGTTCTCCAGCCCCTGCACCTGGCGCGGGACGGAGCTGGTGGCGCGGCTTCCGTTGCCGAGCTGACCGTGGATGCCGCGGCCCCACGCGTAGACCTTGCCGTTCTCCAGCAGGGCCAGGCTGAAGTCGCAGCCCGCGGAGATCTGCTTCACCTTCGGCATGCCCTGGACCCGGTCGGGGACGGTGCGGCTGTCTCCGGTGCGGTTGTTGCCGAGCTGGCCGTAGGCGTTGTCGCCCCAGGAGTAGACCTGGCCGGAGGTGTCGAGGGCGAGGCCGTGCTTCCCGCCGGCCGCGACGCTCTTGATGTTGGTCAGGCGCGGGACGGTGGTCGGCACGGTCTGGTTGGTGTTGCCTCCGTTGCCGAGCTGGCCGGAGGAGTTGTGGCCCCAGGACTTGACGGTGCTGTCGGTGCGGGCGAGTACGAAGGAGTCGGCCGACGAGGTTCCGCCGGCCGAGATCTCGTCGACGTCGCCCCGGAAGAGGCTGGTGACGGAGGAGGGGGAAAGGCTGTCGGCGAGGGTGCCGTTGCCGAGCTGGCCGGTGCGTCCGGCACCCCAGCTCAGGACGGTCGGGTTGCCCTCGTTGGCCGTGGCCGTGGGGGCGGCCAGAGCCGTGGCCATGGCCGTGGTGACGGCCGCGAGCATCCAGCGGCGGCGGGCCAAGGTGCGCGGGCCGGACGGGGCCGCTGCGGCTGCGTCGTGCGGGGAGCGTGCCCGGTCGGGGCTTGAGAGGAGTCGGGGGGTCATGCGCTGCTCTCCTTGGTGTGGGGGCGTACGGAACCTCGGCGCGCAGTGGGGGTCTCCGCGGGCCGAGGCGTACGGGAGCCCGGCGGTGAGGTCTGTCGACGCCGTCGGGCTTGTCAGTAGGGTTACCGGAAATGATCACCATTACGAGCCGGCGGCACAGAACCACCTTTTTGCCGGGCACTCGTTCGAGTACCCACCCACACGGAGCATCAGGGGCCGAACACGGCGGGGCGGGAGAGGCGCCTGGCGGGCCGCCGGTCGGCCGCACCCGACAGGGGAGGCCGGCGTCCCCGCAGCGGTAGCACGAGGAATCCCGGCCCTCCCGAAGGGTGCCGGAAGCGGGTGTGCCGGTCAGCCCCGGATGTCGCGCCACCCCTTCTTCTCGCCTGGCATCCGGGGCAATTGGGCGGCA
Coding sequences within:
- a CDS encoding RCC1 domain-containing protein, which produces MTYPGRRAGLGVLLAVSALLATAAQGPARTEKPEPWVRAWGSNAAGQLGNGATLDQQTPSAVRGLARDDVRELAGGGNATTSFAVAVLNNGTVQAWGNASRGQLGDGTTASRSYPAAVAGLSGASGVAAGIFAAYAVRNGRVFAWGDNTYGQLGNGSTAASTEPPTSRPVSVQSLNKVKGIAAGCNHVAALREDGSVWTWGRNNEGQLGDGSTSDRNTPQRVAGLQDIVSVAAGCTHMLALTADGTVKAWGRGANGQLGNDSTTASPVPVNVQHLKNVVGIVAVSHHSFALLDDGTVRGWGWNSAGQVGDGTRTSRTTPVPLPGLTGVKAMGGGWTHTLAVLDDQTVVAWGDNANGQLGDASTTPSLTPVTALPAGSGTTRVAASLGWNSSYAY
- a CDS encoding RCC1-like domain-containing protein — encoded protein: MTPRLLSSPDRARSPHDAAAAAPSGPRTLARRRWMLAAVTTAMATALAAPTATANEGNPTVLSWGAGRTGQLGNGTLADSLSPSSVTSLFRGDVDEISAGGTSSADSFVLARTDSTVKSWGHNSSGQLGNGGNTNQTVPTTVPRLTNIKSVAAGGKHGLALDTSGQVYSWGDNAYGQLGNNRTGDSRTVPDRVQGMPKVKQISAGCDFSLALLENGKVYAWGRGIHGQLGNGSRATSSVPRQVQGLENVVEVDAGCHHALALTAEDTVKSWGYNIYGQLGNSSTKSSTVPVDVDWVEGVSDIEAGAFHNYVKTSDSHVWGWGNNQYGQLLEGDESFGDNVSRTNRTAPVEIPRLAGVQHLAAGARHGVAVTADDVFTWGHNGEGQLGNGTTVPRYESVKILKEGSAIKNVAVSLGGNTTYAY